One part of the Bacteroidota bacterium genome encodes these proteins:
- a CDS encoding riboflavin synthase yields MFTGIIEATGTVVAVVKEGGNKTFTIDCPFSGELKEDQSLAHNGVCLTVTGFRPEGYIVTAIAETLRRSNLDTLEPGSTVNLERCMLMNGRIDGHLVQGHVDLTGLCTSIKDENGSWLFEFSYDPGSGHLTVEKGSITVNGVSLTVAASKPGQFSVAIIPYTYEHTTFKFLREGDLVNLEFDIIGKYVKAYMRG; encoded by the coding sequence ATGTTTACAGGAATCATTGAAGCAACCGGAACCGTTGTAGCTGTTGTGAAAGAAGGTGGAAATAAAACCTTCACCATCGACTGCCCGTTCAGCGGTGAATTAAAAGAAGATCAAAGTCTGGCCCATAATGGTGTATGTCTGACGGTCACCGGATTTCGGCCCGAAGGATATATTGTCACTGCCATAGCTGAAACATTGCGCCGCAGTAACCTCGACACACTGGAGCCGGGTTCTACGGTAAATCTTGAACGTTGCATGTTGATGAACGGTCGCATTGACGGTCATCTGGTGCAGGGGCATGTGGACCTCACCGGACTTTGTACATCCATCAAAGACGAAAACGGAAGCTGGCTCTTCGAATTCAGTTATGATCCCGGTTCCGGACACCTTACCGTTGAAAAAGGATCGATTACGGTAAATGGCGTGAGTTTAACTGTGGCCGCTTCCAAGCCCGGTCAATTTTCAGTGGCCATCATTCCCTACACCTATGAACATACCACCTTCAAATTTTTACGGGAAGGTGATTTGGTAAATCTGGAGTTTGACATCATTGGAAAATATGTTAAAGCATACATGAGAGGATAA
- a CDS encoding S9 family peptidase — translation MRSAKIVIVSLLITASVNAQDKKLTIEDAVLRQRTTLAPKQLSQLQWIPGGNDFSYVDKRASGQVLVKSNALKEGVVDLLSLSQLNTLLKSSGADTLPALPAHKWTDGTTMTFESGKKIWSYKWKEAQLLLRDSITLPEEAEVMEKAGNGDVAYVMNNNIWFEQNHKRKQITTDGSYELVYGKSVHREEFGINNGLFWSPKSNRLAFYRMDQSMVTDYPIVDFSKVPALEKPIKYPFAGGKSHQVTVGIYDVAQGKTLYLKTGEPAEQYLTNIAWSPDEKSVYVAVLNREQNHMRLNQYNALTGDFVKTLFEERDPKYTEPQHPLVFTNEKGDQFIWQSRRDGWNHLYLYDSNGKLIRQLTKGEYEVTNFNGFDTKGSKAYFHATANTGIDRVFYSVEISSGKMIKITSGEGVHVCKANADKTLFIDTYSNVSLPGITRIVNSEGKELRKLGVAENPLKDYTAGRTRLFNIKADDNTLLWCRMIVPHDFDSTKRYPTIVYLYGGPHAQMITNSWLGGADLWFHYLTQQGYIVFTLDNRGSGWRGKTFEQATFRKLGDVEMADQIAGVNYLRRLPYIDANKLGLNGWSYGGFMTTSLMTRYPGIYKVAFAGGPVIDWSTYEVMYTERYMDTPEENPGGYNISNLLNHVEQLNGKLMLIHGTADNVVVWQHSLMYLQKAISKGVQLDYFVYPGHEHNVRGKDRVHLNEKITRYFNDYLK, via the coding sequence ATGCGTAGTGCTAAAATAGTAATAGTTTCACTGCTGATAACAGCAAGTGTGAATGCTCAGGACAAGAAGTTGACAATTGAGGATGCTGTCCTTCGTCAGAGAACGACCTTGGCACCAAAGCAGCTATCACAATTGCAATGGATACCCGGGGGCAATGATTTTTCTTATGTAGATAAGAGAGCATCCGGACAAGTGTTGGTGAAGTCCAATGCGCTGAAGGAGGGTGTGGTTGATCTGCTTTCCCTGTCACAACTGAACACCCTGTTGAAATCCTCCGGAGCCGATACGCTCCCCGCACTTCCTGCTCATAAATGGACGGATGGAACAACAATGACTTTCGAGTCGGGGAAAAAGATCTGGTCCTATAAGTGGAAAGAAGCGCAGCTTTTACTCAGGGATTCTATCACGCTACCCGAAGAGGCAGAAGTGATGGAAAAAGCCGGGAATGGAGATGTGGCCTATGTCATGAATAATAACATCTGGTTCGAACAAAATCATAAACGTAAACAAATTACTACTGACGGAAGTTACGAGTTAGTGTATGGAAAATCTGTTCATCGCGAGGAGTTCGGTATCAACAATGGATTGTTCTGGTCCCCGAAATCCAACCGACTTGCTTTTTATCGTATGGATCAATCCATGGTGACGGATTATCCCATCGTTGATTTCTCGAAAGTGCCTGCTCTTGAAAAACCGATTAAATATCCTTTTGCCGGTGGAAAGAGTCACCAGGTAACGGTAGGCATATACGATGTTGCTCAGGGTAAAACCCTCTATCTCAAAACAGGAGAACCGGCAGAGCAGTATCTTACAAATATCGCCTGGAGTCCTGATGAGAAATCGGTGTATGTGGCCGTTTTAAATCGGGAACAAAACCATATGCGATTGAATCAGTACAATGCACTCACCGGCGACTTTGTTAAAACCCTCTTTGAAGAACGCGATCCGAAGTACACCGAACCACAGCATCCACTGGTTTTTACCAATGAGAAGGGTGATCAATTCATCTGGCAAAGCAGACGTGATGGCTGGAATCATCTTTATCTCTATGACAGCAATGGAAAGCTCATACGTCAGCTAACGAAGGGAGAGTATGAGGTAACAAATTTCAATGGCTTCGATACAAAAGGAAGTAAAGCGTATTTCCATGCTACAGCCAATACAGGTATCGATCGTGTTTTTTACAGCGTTGAAATCTCTTCCGGAAAAATGATTAAGATTACAAGCGGAGAAGGGGTGCATGTCTGCAAAGCCAATGCTGATAAAACTCTTTTTATCGATACCTATAGTAATGTGAGTTTGCCGGGTATTACAAGAATTGTAAACAGTGAAGGAAAAGAACTGCGTAAATTAGGTGTTGCAGAAAATCCATTGAAAGATTATACCGCCGGCCGTACCCGACTTTTTAACATTAAGGCCGATGACAATACCCTCTTATGGTGCCGGATGATCGTCCCTCATGATTTTGATTCTACTAAGAGATACCCCACTATCGTTTATCTCTACGGTGGACCTCATGCACAAATGATTACCAATTCATGGCTTGGTGGTGCTGATCTATGGTTTCATTATTTGACACAGCAAGGTTATATTGTTTTCACCTTAGATAATCGTGGCAGTGGATGGCGTGGGAAGACCTTTGAGCAAGCTACTTTCCGCAAACTGGGAGATGTGGAGATGGCTGATCAAATTGCCGGAGTGAATTACTTGCGCAGATTACCTTACATCGACGCCAACAAACTGGGATTAAACGGCTGGAGTTACGGTGGATTTATGACCACTTCTCTCATGACCCGCTACCCCGGCATTTATAAAGTAGCTTTCGCCGGTGGACCTGTTATAGACTGGAGCACCTATGAAGTCATGTATACTGAACGTTACATGGACACTCCCGAAGAAAATCCGGGTGGATACAATATCAGCAACCTCCTCAATCATGTTGAGCAGCTCAATGGCAAATTGATGCTGATTCATGGTACCGCCGATAATGTCGTGGTGTGGCAGCATAGTTTAATGTACCTTCAAAAGGCCATCAGCAAAGGTGTCCAACTGGATTATTTCGTTTACCCCGGGCATGAGCATAATGTACGTGGAAAAGATCGGGTGCATTTAAATGAAAAGATCACGAGGTATTTTAATGATTATTTGAAATGA
- a CDS encoding phosphotransferase, with the protein MNLPESIDPNYFDAVYRLDSSEWIFAVEELCQEHKIPITAYSFFNAGSNLLAGVNDEVIVKIFPPFHRHQWVSEYKALSFFHNKLPVAIPDVLAYGEREDQWTYVMLSRLQGDTLEEHWSGFDVETKLKLMKHIGAIMKAAHAVPVHQTISIEPDWKQFMMKQFHNCYNRHLSFEMPEWFMEELKEYVQNRFDLIPKVFTPVLLTGEYTPFNCLVQYVNEEWSFSGMIDFGDAMIGFHEYDLLGPILFLAGGDGALIKALLESYGYDYANEYPLLRQRLMLLTILHRYSNFNFQLRIENWKAKATSFKDLENLIFPFS; encoded by the coding sequence ATGAACTTACCCGAATCAATCGATCCCAATTATTTTGATGCTGTTTACCGGTTGGATTCTTCAGAATGGATTTTTGCTGTAGAAGAACTTTGTCAGGAGCATAAAATACCGATAACGGCATATTCCTTTTTTAATGCAGGATCCAACTTGTTAGCAGGAGTCAATGATGAGGTAATCGTTAAAATATTTCCACCCTTTCACCGCCATCAATGGGTGAGTGAATACAAAGCCTTGTCATTTTTCCATAATAAATTACCGGTAGCCATTCCTGATGTATTGGCATATGGTGAACGGGAGGATCAGTGGACTTATGTTATGCTCTCACGGTTACAAGGTGATACCCTCGAAGAGCATTGGTCCGGTTTTGATGTTGAAACGAAGTTGAAACTGATGAAGCATATTGGAGCTATTATGAAAGCGGCACATGCAGTTCCAGTCCATCAGACTATTTCTATTGAGCCCGATTGGAAGCAATTTATGATGAAGCAATTTCACAACTGCTACAATCGTCATCTTAGTTTTGAAATGCCGGAATGGTTCATGGAAGAATTAAAAGAGTATGTGCAAAATCGTTTTGATTTAATTCCGAAAGTATTTACTCCGGTTCTGCTCACCGGCGAATACACTCCTTTTAACTGTTTAGTCCAATATGTGAATGAAGAATGGAGTTTCTCAGGGATGATCGACTTTGGTGATGCCATGATCGGCTTTCATGAGTATGATCTCTTAGGACCCATCTTGTTTCTTGCCGGAGGCGATGGCGCTTTGATAAAAGCCTTACTGGAATCCTATGGTTATGATTATGCCAATGAGTATCCCCTGCTAAGGCAACGGTTGATGTTATTGACAATCTTGCATCGATACAGTAATTTTAATTTTCAGCTCAGGATTGAGAACTGGAAAGCAAAGGCCACCAGCTTTAAAGACCTAGAAAATTTAATTTTCCCATTTTCATAA
- a CDS encoding MFS transporter, translating into MFIKDKSSVPPAVRKQHIGFFSYFKYWKTGPASFRKLILPLLLLALVNSPDVFLLMALKEAGFSDTAMIGVYVLYNFGYAMLATPAGRIADRVGKIKVLSAGMLLFTITYAGMAGLNGWPVFMLLFLIYAAAMSCLESVAKAYISDIAPPDQRGQAIGFYTSASSLSILFAGVWTGLLWPYGGPSLVFSITAFVASCSLLLLYKNSRHVYIKSESKK; encoded by the coding sequence ATGTTTATAAAAGATAAATCATCGGTACCGCCTGCCGTTAGGAAGCAGCATATAGGTTTCTTTTCCTATTTTAAATATTGGAAGACAGGCCCTGCTTCGTTCCGGAAACTGATCCTTCCCTTGCTGCTTCTTGCGCTCGTAAATAGTCCGGATGTTTTTTTACTGATGGCGTTGAAAGAAGCCGGATTCAGTGATACAGCAATGATAGGTGTTTATGTATTGTATAATTTCGGCTATGCCATGCTGGCCACTCCCGCCGGAAGGATCGCGGATCGGGTTGGGAAGATCAAGGTGCTCTCTGCAGGTATGCTCCTCTTTACGATTACCTATGCCGGAATGGCAGGGCTAAACGGATGGCCGGTATTTATGCTGCTATTTTTGATTTACGCTGCAGCGATGTCTTGTCTGGAATCAGTAGCCAAAGCGTATATCTCCGATATTGCTCCACCTGATCAGCGTGGGCAGGCCATCGGTTTCTATACCTCTGCAAGCAGCCTGTCAATACTTTTCGCCGGTGTGTGGACGGGATTACTTTGGCCTTATGGGGGACCTTCACTTGTTTTTTCAATTACAGCTTTTGTTGCAAGCTGTAGTTTATTGCTTCTTTATAAAAACTCAAGGCATGTCTATATTAAAAGTGAAAGCAAGAAATAG
- a CDS encoding MFS transporter, translating to MKVHFTKTVWLLGLISLFADISSELLYPVLPVYLKNAGYSMLAIGMLEGLANVVAGLSKGYFGHKSDTMKSRTVFIRWGYGCSALGKLLMVGAPDLMRIFTARMTDRLGKGIRTAPRDAMLAAEAGPENRGVVFGFHRGLDTLGAAIGPALGMLWLHYHPGDYSTLFPLAFIPAAISFLLRCL from the coding sequence ATGAAGGTTCATTTTACTAAAACAGTTTGGCTCCTGGGGTTGATCAGTCTCTTTGCTGATATCTCTTCCGAATTGCTGTACCCGGTGCTTCCTGTTTATCTGAAGAATGCCGGCTATTCTATGTTGGCAATTGGTATGCTGGAAGGTCTGGCAAATGTAGTGGCCGGTCTCTCTAAAGGGTATTTCGGGCATAAGTCAGATACCATGAAGAGCCGTACTGTTTTTATTCGTTGGGGTTATGGGTGCTCTGCGCTGGGAAAATTGCTGATGGTAGGCGCTCCGGATCTGATGCGGATTTTTACAGCCCGAATGACCGACCGTCTTGGAAAGGGTATACGTACAGCACCCCGTGACGCGATGCTTGCAGCGGAGGCCGGTCCGGAGAACCGTGGAGTGGTTTTTGGTTTTCATCGTGGACTGGATACACTCGGTGCAGCCATTGGTCCCGCACTCGGTATGCTCTGGCTGCATTATCATCCGGGCGACTACAGTACCCTGTTTCCCCTTGCATTTATTCCGGCTGCAATCAGTTTTTTATTACGATGTTTATAA
- a CDS encoding DinB family protein: MAINHAFLAELENEAAKTRTLLSRVPVDNPTWKPHVKSMELQRLARHVAELPAWCTMTITTDELDFAKPFDPSPPLTTAEALVAEFDKNVATAMNALKGTDDEKLQGNWSLRNGEQIFFTLPRHVVLRDMVFNHLVHHRAQLGVYLRLLNIPLPQMYGPTADEQ, from the coding sequence ATGGCAATCAACCACGCCTTCCTCGCTGAACTCGAAAATGAAGCAGCGAAAACCCGAACACTACTCAGCCGAGTTCCTGTTGACAACCCTACCTGGAAACCTCATGTTAAATCCATGGAATTGCAACGCCTGGCCCGTCATGTCGCGGAGTTGCCGGCCTGGTGTACGATGACCATTACTACAGATGAGTTGGATTTTGCTAAACCTTTTGATCCATCTCCTCCTCTTACTACTGCAGAAGCATTAGTTGCCGAGTTTGATAAGAATGTTGCAACAGCAATGAATGCATTGAAGGGAACGGATGATGAAAAACTACAGGGAAACTGGTCGCTAAGAAATGGAGAACAGATTTTTTTCACCCTGCCACGACATGTTGTATTGCGTGATATGGTTTTTAACCATCTCGTGCATCATCGTGCACAACTGGGTGTCTATCTCCGTCTCCTGAACATTCCGCTTCCGCAAATGTATGGTCCAACCGCTGATGAACAGTAA